The Gigantopelta aegis isolate Gae_Host unplaced genomic scaffold, Gae_host_genome ctg830_pilon_pilon:::debris, whole genome shotgun sequence genome has a window encoding:
- the LOC121367013 gene encoding 52 kDa repressor of the inhibitor of the protein kinase-like, producing the protein MISHSNLKFRSSNNDVDAQLSTHHLEEQTKARNALLKIVTTVQYLAQQGLAIRGKESSDSNFMKLLELRSNDDVVLQRWLTRTTSYTSVAVQNELLKIMAHMVLRNICKNVGLFAVIVDGTQDIQGVEQEAICVRYIDDAYDVHEDFIGLYSVSETTGASLSNMLQDALLRLNLPITHLSRKRMTSLNIRSANV; encoded by the coding sequence ATGATTTCTCATAGCAACCTGAAATTCCGGTCTTCCAACAACGACGTTGACGCACAGTTAAGTACGCACCATCTTGAAGAACAAACGAAGGCGCGAAACGCTCTGCTGAAGATTGTGACGACCGTCCAGTATCTAGCGCAGCAAGGACTGGCAATACGCGGCAAAGAGTCAAGCGACAGTAACTTCATGAAGTTGTTAGAGCTGCGGAGCAACGATGACGTCGTGTTACAGAGATGGTTGACACGCACAACTTCATACACAAGCGTTGCCGTGCAAAACGAACTGTTAAAAATCATGGCACACATGGTGCTGCGAAATATTTGCAAGAACGTGGGCCTTTTTGCAGTCATTGTCGACGGAACCCAAGACATCCAAGGCGTTGAACAGGAGGCAATATGCGTGCGATATATAGACGATGCTTACGACGTTCACGAGGACTTTATCGGTCTGTACAGCGTATCTGAGACGACTGGTGCCAGCCTCAGCAATATGCTGCAAGACGCGTTGCTCAGACTCAACCTCCCAATCACGCATCTGAGTCGCAAACGTATGACTAGCCTCAATATTAGGAGCGCAAACGTATGA